From the Candidatus Manganitrophaceae bacterium genome, the window TGGAGCGCGCCCGGTCGGGCTACCGGCTCGGCCATGGGACGTTGGTCGACAGCTTGATTAAAGACGGGCTCTGGGATGTCTACAATGACTTCCACATGGGGGTCGCCGCGGAGCGATGCGCCGAAGAATATCATCTGAGTCGCACGGAGATGGATGACCTCGCCGCCGAGAGTTACCGGCGCGCGATAGCGGCCCAGCAGCAGGGAGATTTCAAAAAAGAGATCGCGCCGATTGAGATCGCCGGCCGTAAAGGACCGACGACCTTCGCAGAAGACGAAGAGCCGAAGCGGGCCGACTTCGAAAAACTCCGCAAGCTCAAACCGGCGTTTGAGGGCGGGGGGAAAGTGACGGCGGGGAATGCCTCTTCCCTCAGCGACGGCGCCGCCGCGACCGTCCTGATGTCGGGCGAAGGGGCCGCGCGTCTCGGAATCTCCCCCCGCGCCGAAATCGTCGGATATACCATGGCGGCAACCGCACCGGCCCGCTTCACCGTCGCGCCGGCGGCGGCGATTGCCGCCCTCTTGAAGAAACATCACCTGACCCCCTCGGAGATCGACCTCTTCGAGATCAATGAGGCGTTCGCCGCCTCGTCGATCGCCGTGATCCGCGACCTCGGAATTGATCCGCAGAAGGTGAACCGCCGCGGGGGGGCGATCGCCCTCGGTCATCCGATCGGCGCGAGCGGGGCGCGCATCCTGACCACCTTGATTCATCTATTAGAAGACCTCGACCTCTCCCGAGGCGTCGCCAGCCTCTGCATCGGCGGGGGAGAAGCGGTCGCGATGTTGATTACCCGTCGCGTCGGTAAAAAATAACAGCTCAATTCGATTGTGAGGAAGGTTGAATGGAAGTAAGCATTATTGGCGTGGTCGGCGCAGGACAGATGGGGAGCGGCATTACGCAGATCGTCGCCACCGCGGGATACCATGTCCTCCTCTATGACCTTGAACCGAAGTACCTAGAGACCGGGGTTGAACGAATCACCGAGGGGCTTAACATGGAGGTCAAGAAGGGAAAGCTGACCGAGTGGCTCCGTGAGAAGACCCTGAAGAACATTAAAATCACGACACGGCTGGAGGACATGGCCCATTGCCATATGATCCTCGAAGCGGCGCCGGAGCGGGAAGAGGTAAAAATGGAGGCGTTCGAAGTCCTCGATACCGTCTGTCCCAAGGAGGTGGTCTTTGCCACCAACACCTCTTCTATCTCGATCACCCGGCTCGCCTCCGTGACGCACCGGCCCGACAAGTTTATCGGGATCCATTTCATGAACCCGGTCCCCCTGATCGATCTGGTCGAAATCGTCCGCGGCTGGCAGACTTCCGATGCGACCTTTCTGCAGGCGAAACACTTCGTCGAGAAGCTCGGAAAAACCGTCGTCGTCGCCAAAGACTCTCCCGGTTTTATCATCAACCGTATCCTGATGCCGATGATCAATGAAGCGATCTTCGCCGTCATGGAAGGGGTCGGCACGCCGCAAGACATCGACACCGCGATGACGGTCGGCACACGCCATCCGATCGGTCCGCTCGCGCTCGCCGACCTGATCGGGCTCGACACCTGCCTCGACATCATGGAGGTCCTCTACACCGAATTCGGGGACAGCAAGTACCGACCGGCCCAGCTCCTTCGGAAATATGTCGAAGCCGGTCTCCTCGGGAGAAAATCGGGGCGCGGCTTCTATATATATAGGAAGGAATCAACCAAAGAGGAATCGAAGCCGTGAATCTGCAGCGCACCGAAGAGCAACAGATGGTGGTCGAGACGATTAAATTATTTATCGAAAAAGAGGTCGCGCCGGTCGCCGCTAAGATGGATGCCGCCTCGGAATTCCCCCATGCGCTCGTGAAGGCGCTCGGTGAGATGGGCTTGATGGGTGCGTTTATCCCGGTGGAGGAAGGGGGCTCCGGGATGGACCTTCTTACCTATATTTTAGCGATGGAAGAGGTCTCCAAAGCATGGGCCTCCCTCGGCGTCATCATGACGGTCAACAATTCGCTTGCGTGTGACCCGATTCATCGTTTCGGGAACCCCGCGCAGAAGCAAAAATACCTCGCTCCCCTCGCACAGGGGCGGCTTCTCGGCTGTTATGCGCTGACCGAACCGGGCGCCGGCTCCGACGCCGGGGGAATTGCGACCCGGGCGCGCCGGGACGGCGGCCATTACCTCCTCAACGGGACCAAGCTCTTTATTACGAATGGAAAGCAGGCCGATGTCGCCATCGTCTATGCCGTGACCGACCCGACGCGGGGGAAGAAAGGGATCTCGGCCTTTATTGTCGAGAAGGCGTTCCCCGGCTTTCACGTCGGAAAGATTGAAGACAAGATGGGATTGCGCGGCTCCGACACCGCCGAGCTGATCTTCCAAGAATGCCGGGTTCCGGCGGAAAATCTCCTCGGCGTCGAAAATGAGGGGTTCAAGATCGCCCTCTCGACCCTCGACGGCGGCCGGATCGGGATCGCGGCGCAGGCGCTCGGCATCGCGCAGGGGGCGCTCGATGCGGCGGTGGCCTACGCCAAAGAGCGAAAACAGTTCGGTCGACCGATCGCCGAGTTTCAGGCGATTCAATCCATGCTCGCCGACATGAAAACCGAGATCGACGCCGCCCGTTTGTTGACACACCGGGCCGCCTGGATGCGGCAGCAGGGCCGGCCGGTGACAGCGTGGGCCGCCCAAGCCAAACTGTACGCCTCGGAGATGGCCAACCGGGTCGCCTACAAAGCGGTCCAGATCTTCGGCGGCTACGGCTTTATCAAAGAATTCCCGGTCGAGCGCTTTTATCGCGACGCGCGAATCACCACCCTCTATGAGGGGACGTCGGAAGTGCAGCGGATGGTCATTGCACGCCACCTTATGCAATCGGTCAGATGAAGAAAAAGACGACGGAACGTCAACCTAAATTTACCAACCTCTCCAACATCGAAATCGACCGGCTCTACACCGACCGATCGACCCGATCCCTCGATCCTCAGAACGATCTGAATCAACCTGGAAAATTCCCTTACACCCGCGGCGTCTATCCGACGATGTACCGAGGCCAGCTCTGGACGATGCGGCAGTTCTCCGGCTTCGCCTCCGCCGCCGAGACCAACGAGCGCTATCACTACCTTTTGAGCCAGGGGCAGACCGGCCTTTCGGTCGCGTTTGATCTCCCAACGTTGATGGGGTATGACTCCGATCACTCGAAGTCGCTCGGCGAGGTCGGAAAGTGCGGCGTGGCGATCGACACGATTCACGACATGGAACGGCTCTTCGACGATATCCCGCTCGATCGGGTCAGCACCTCGATGACAATCAACGCGCCGGCGATCGTCCTCTTCGCGATGTACCTCGCCGTCGCCGAAAAGCAGGGGGTTCCCTTCCAGCAACTGCGCGGAACGCTTCAGAATGACATTTTAAAAGAGTACATCGCTCAGAAAGAGTGGATCACCCCGCCCGCCCCCTCTTTGAAGCTGATCAACGACACGGTCCGGTTCTGCGTGGAGGAGGCCCCGCTCTTTCACCCGATCAGCATCTCCGGTTATCACATCCGGGAGGCGGGATCGACCGCGGTGCAAGAGCTCGCCTTTACCCTCTATGATGGACTGACCTACGTCGGATCGGCCATTCAATCCGGCTTAAAAGTAGACGCCTTCGCCCCGCGGCTCTCCTTCTTCTTCAATGCCCACAACGATTTCTTCGAGGAGATCGCCAAATACCGCGCCGCCCGGCGGCTCTGGGCGCGCGAGATGAAGCGGCGCTTCCATCCGAAAGACCCCCACTCGTTGATGCTCCGCTTTCACACGCAGACCGCCGGCTGCACCCTGACGGCACAACAACCCTACAACAACATCGTCCGGGTCGCCCTCCAGGCGCTGGCCGCCGTTTTGGGCGGAACGCAGTCTCTCCATACCAATTCGATGGATGAGACCTACGCGCTGCCGACGCAGGAGGCGGTGACGATCGCCCTTCGGACCCAGCAGATCCTCGCGCAGGAGACCGGCGTCGCCCACACGGTCGACCCGCTCGGCGGATCGTATTATATCGAGTGGCTGACCGATCAAATGGAAAAAGAGACGCGCCGCTACTTTAAAAAGCTCGACGCGATGGGGGGGATGCTTCGCGCCATCGAGAAGGGATTCCCGCAGCAGGAGATCCACCGCGCCGCCGTCGCCTATCAGGAGGAGATCGACCGGAAGGAACGGCTGATCGTCGGCCTGAATGCGTTCGTCGAAAAAGAGGCGCGGCAAATCGAGATTCTAAAAGTCACCGGCGATGTCGAGCGGCGACAGGTCGCTCGGCTGAAGAAGGTCAAAGCAGCGCGGGATGAAAAAAAACTTCAACGCGCTTTGCAGCGGCTCACCGCGGCCGCGCAGGCCGACGCCTATCTGATGCCGCTGATCCTCGACGCGGTTCGGGCCTGCGCAACGGTCGGGGAGATCTCCGACGTTTTCAGAAAAGTCTGGGGCGAGTACCGCGAAACGGTCTCGTTTTGAAATGAAACTCGGCGCCTTTGAAATTGAACCCTTGACAGACGGCACCTTTCGACTCGACGGCGGGGCGATGTTCGGCGTCGTCCCGAAGGTCCTTTGGGAAAAGCACCATCCGGCCGACGCGCGAAACCGGATTCACCTGGAGCTCGGCGTCCTCCTCGTCCGGGCGCACGGAAAAAATATTTTGATCGACACCGGCATCGGGAACAAAGGGGATGCGAAGTTCAATGAGATCTACGCGGTGAGCCGGACCCCGTCGATCGAAGAATCGCTCGGCCGGAACCACCTCTCCCCCGCCGACATCGGATTGGTCATCAACACCCACTTTCACTTCGATCACGCCGGCGGAAACACCCGGCGCGACGAGCGGGGCCACATCCACCCGACCTTTCCACGGGCAACTTATTTCATCCAGAAAGGGGAGTGGGAGTTCGCCAATACCTTTAACGAGCGGACCCGCGGAAGTTATCTCCTTGAGAATTATGAAGTCTTGCCGAAAGAGGGGCGGCTC encodes:
- a CDS encoding thiolase family protein, with translation MTQKVVIVSAVRTAIGAFQGALGSLSATALGSRVIAAAVARAGLQPGQVDEVIMGNVLSAGLGQAPARQAALGAGLTDTVPCTTINKVCGSGLKAVMIGAQSIALGDANIIAAGGMESMTNAPYLLERARSGYRLGHGTLVDSLIKDGLWDVYNDFHMGVAAERCAEEYHLSRTEMDDLAAESYRRAIAAQQQGDFKKEIAPIEIAGRKGPTTFAEDEEPKRADFEKLRKLKPAFEGGGKVTAGNASSLSDGAAATVLMSGEGAARLGISPRAEIVGYTMAATAPARFTVAPAAAIAALLKKHHLTPSEIDLFEINEAFAASSIAVIRDLGIDPQKVNRRGGAIALGHPIGASGARILTTLIHLLEDLDLSRGVASLCIGGGEAVAMLITRRVGKK
- a CDS encoding 3-hydroxybutyryl-CoA dehydrogenase (converts (S)-3-hydroxybutanoyl-CoA to 3-acetoacetyl-CoA); this encodes MEVSIIGVVGAGQMGSGITQIVATAGYHVLLYDLEPKYLETGVERITEGLNMEVKKGKLTEWLREKTLKNIKITTRLEDMAHCHMILEAAPEREEVKMEAFEVLDTVCPKEVVFATNTSSISITRLASVTHRPDKFIGIHFMNPVPLIDLVEIVRGWQTSDATFLQAKHFVEKLGKTVVVAKDSPGFIINRILMPMINEAIFAVMEGVGTPQDIDTAMTVGTRHPIGPLALADLIGLDTCLDIMEVLYTEFGDSKYRPAQLLRKYVEAGLLGRKSGRGFYIYRKESTKEESKP
- a CDS encoding acyl-CoA dehydrogenase, encoding MNLQRTEEQQMVVETIKLFIEKEVAPVAAKMDAASEFPHALVKALGEMGLMGAFIPVEEGGSGMDLLTYILAMEEVSKAWASLGVIMTVNNSLACDPIHRFGNPAQKQKYLAPLAQGRLLGCYALTEPGAGSDAGGIATRARRDGGHYLLNGTKLFITNGKQADVAIVYAVTDPTRGKKGISAFIVEKAFPGFHVGKIEDKMGLRGSDTAELIFQECRVPAENLLGVENEGFKIALSTLDGGRIGIAAQALGIAQGALDAAVAYAKERKQFGRPIAEFQAIQSMLADMKTEIDAARLLTHRAAWMRQQGRPVTAWAAQAKLYASEMANRVAYKAVQIFGGYGFIKEFPVERFYRDARITTLYEGTSEVQRMVIARHLMQSVR
- a CDS encoding methylmalonyl-CoA mutase family protein, producing the protein MKKKTTERQPKFTNLSNIEIDRLYTDRSTRSLDPQNDLNQPGKFPYTRGVYPTMYRGQLWTMRQFSGFASAAETNERYHYLLSQGQTGLSVAFDLPTLMGYDSDHSKSLGEVGKCGVAIDTIHDMERLFDDIPLDRVSTSMTINAPAIVLFAMYLAVAEKQGVPFQQLRGTLQNDILKEYIAQKEWITPPAPSLKLINDTVRFCVEEAPLFHPISISGYHIREAGSTAVQELAFTLYDGLTYVGSAIQSGLKVDAFAPRLSFFFNAHNDFFEEIAKYRAARRLWAREMKRRFHPKDPHSLMLRFHTQTAGCTLTAQQPYNNIVRVALQALAAVLGGTQSLHTNSMDETYALPTQEAVTIALRTQQILAQETGVAHTVDPLGGSYYIEWLTDQMEKETRRYFKKLDAMGGMLRAIEKGFPQQEIHRAAVAYQEEIDRKERLIVGLNAFVEKEARQIEILKVTGDVERRQVARLKKVKAARDEKKLQRALQRLTAAAQADAYLMPLILDAVRACATVGEISDVFRKVWGEYRETVSF
- a CDS encoding MBL fold metallo-hydrolase; protein product: MKLGAFEIEPLTDGTFRLDGGAMFGVVPKVLWEKHHPADARNRIHLELGVLLVRAHGKNILIDTGIGNKGDAKFNEIYAVSRTPSIEESLGRNHLSPADIGLVINTHFHFDHAGGNTRRDERGHIHPTFPRATYFIQKGEWEFANTFNERTRGSYLLENYEVLPKEGRLDLLEGDSEILKGISVVRTPGHTAHHQSVLIESNGEKALFIGDLIPTAAHLPLPYIMGYDLFPLTTLETKRQLLEQAYEEHWLLIFQHDPKIRIGYLNKKEGRYTLEEVSYG